In one Coccinella septempunctata chromosome 6, icCocSept1.1, whole genome shotgun sequence genomic region, the following are encoded:
- the LOC123314796 gene encoding uncharacterized protein LOC123314796 isoform X3, with translation MDFEQRRTSNFHFYKLESDTSGFSNEDTESVNSFQEVETDLVRDSSDTEHFGSEYEVEIEYEVESSSEVDLNSLLDTSGDSDIEQDMFMAAAAAICDSSFEKWVTDGEDSDITSSEDTSFNRTDFWTCVKCKSPKNNPLYHYCEKCFQDRKTLFPPRPRPKKPKKSKTTEPPVELDALRSCLKGLSQDSGIGSSQECPPLGLDKIVIPHHLTGNAPDSSSTTISKEEVIPISQQIPDDNDKPSTNAPRTK, from the exons ATGGATTTCGAGCAGAGGAGAACATCTAATTTTCACTTCTACAAATTAGAAAGTGATACTTCTGGGTTCTCTAATGAAGACACAGAAAGTGTTAACAGCTTTCAAGAAGTTGAGACTG ACTTGGTCAGGGATTCTTCGGATACTGAACACTTTGGTAGCGAGTACGAGGTTGAAATTGAGTATGAGGTGGAAAGCTCATCTGAAGTTGACTTGAACTCTCTACTTGACACTTCTGGAGACTCTGAT ATAGAGCAAGATATGTTTATGGCAGCTGCTGCGGCCATTTGTGACAGCTCTTTTGAAAAATGGGTGACAGATGGAGAGGATTCGGACATAACTTCATCTGAAGATACTTCCTTCAATAGGACAGATTTCTGGACTTGTGTGAAATGCAAGTCCCCGAAAAATAATCCCCTCTACCATTACTGCGAGAAATGTTTCCAG GATAGAAAAACATTGTTTCCGCCAAGACCGAGACCAAAGAAGCCGAAGAAAAGTAAGACCACTGAACCGCCTGTTGAGTTAGATGCCCTACGTTCTTGCCTGAAAGGTTTGTCCCAAGACTCCGGGATAGGAAGCAGCCAGGAATGTCCTCCGCTAGGATTGGACAAGATTGTAATACCGCATCATCTCACAGGAAATGCACCTGATTCATCCTCAACCACCATCTCAAAGGAAGAAGTTATTCCCATTAGTCAACAAATTCCTGATGATAACGATAAACCATCAACAA ACGCACCAAGAACAAAGTAA
- the LOC123314796 gene encoding oligoribonuclease, mitochondrial isoform X4: MLKLVGRLNLLELGKCGTTCWRRFLSKSEMTTPIPNLDLGMERIVWIDMEMTGLDIEKDKIMEVACLVTDSQLNIIAEGPDLVINQPKNILDNMNEWCKIQHGKTGLTEACLASSISIAEAEKKLLDFVKEYTTPKSCPLGGNSVYMDRLFLRKFMKNVDEHLHYRIIDVSTVKELCRRWNLEIYKSQPKKGFSHRASDDIKESIEELKFYKEHFFKILQN, encoded by the exons ATGTTGAAACTAGTTGGTAGATTAAATTTGTTGGAACTTGGAAAATGTGGAACAACTTGTTGGAGAAGAT TTTTGAGTAAATCGGAAATGACTACTCCCATACCAAATCTCGATTTAGGAATGGAAAGGATTGTATGGATTGATATGGAA atgaCTGGTTTAGATATCGAAAAAGACAAGATTATGGAGGTAGCCTGCTTAGTCACTGATTCCCAGCTGAATATAATAGCTGAAGGTCCAGATCTAGTTATTAATCAACCAAAAAATATATTGGATAATATGAATGAATGGTGTAAAATTCAACATGGCAAG ACAGGACTCACAGAAGCTTGTTTGGCGTCTTCCATTTCAATAGCAGAGGCTGAAAAAAAGTTACTTGATTTTGTGAAAGAGTATACTACCCCTAAATCATGTCCATTAGGAGGCAATAGTGTGTATATGGATCGGTTATTTCTacgaaaatttatgaaaaatgttGACGAACACCTACATTATAGAATTATTGATGTTTCAACAGTAAAAGAACTTTGTCGTAGGTGgaatcttgaaatatataaatctcAACCAAAAAAAGGCTTTAGTCACAGGGCATCTGATGATATCAAGGAAAGCATAGAAGAATTGAAGTTTTATAAGGAacatttcttcaaaattttgcaGAATTAG
- the LOC123314796 gene encoding E3 ubiquitin-protein ligase Mdm2 isoform X1 — protein MDFEQRRTSNFHFYKLESDTSGFSNEDTESVNSFQEVETDLVRDSSDTEHFGSEYEVEIEYEVESSSEVDLNSLLDTSGDSDIEQDMFMAAAAAICDSSFEKWVTDGEDSDITSSEDTSFNRTDFWTCVKCKSPKNNPLYHYCEKCFQDRKTLFPPRPRPKKPKKSKTTEPPVELDALRSCLKGLSQDSGIGSSQECPPLGLDKIVIPHHLTGNAPDSSSTTISKEEVIPISQQIPDDNDKPSTSKQVTLNDIVKSNSSRKRQMSESSISDYETKRPRWRDIKKSPIRDRSSNSLTGSPPRKRKSSSCERVLSIKKTKYSDQHESPSCLISESEDEILEPQKTISTNGNSASQESIDVCGKTSDLGSEISSGSGIFDKTEELHTPLVDSKEMCIFCNTTPINAGFLHGNIAHRCCCYKCAKRTWKAIKRCPMCNRKVNKVIRVY, from the exons ATGGATTTCGAGCAGAGGAGAACATCTAATTTTCACTTCTACAAATTAGAAAGTGATACTTCTGGGTTCTCTAATGAAGACACAGAAAGTGTTAACAGCTTTCAAGAAGTTGAGACTG ACTTGGTCAGGGATTCTTCGGATACTGAACACTTTGGTAGCGAGTACGAGGTTGAAATTGAGTATGAGGTGGAAAGCTCATCTGAAGTTGACTTGAACTCTCTACTTGACACTTCTGGAGACTCTGAT ATAGAGCAAGATATGTTTATGGCAGCTGCTGCGGCCATTTGTGACAGCTCTTTTGAAAAATGGGTGACAGATGGAGAGGATTCGGACATAACTTCATCTGAAGATACTTCCTTCAATAGGACAGATTTCTGGACTTGTGTGAAATGCAAGTCCCCGAAAAATAATCCCCTCTACCATTACTGCGAGAAATGTTTCCAG GATAGAAAAACATTGTTTCCGCCAAGACCGAGACCAAAGAAGCCGAAGAAAAGTAAGACCACTGAACCGCCTGTTGAGTTAGATGCCCTACGTTCTTGCCTGAAAGGTTTGTCCCAAGACTCCGGGATAGGAAGCAGCCAGGAATGTCCTCCGCTAGGATTGGACAAGATTGTAATACCGCATCATCTCACAGGAAATGCACCTGATTCATCCTCAACCACCATCTCAAAGGAAGAAGTTATTCCCATTAGTCAACAAATTCCTGATGATAACGATAAACCATCAACAAGTAAGCAAGTAACTTTAAATGATATAGTTAAGAGCAATTCCAGTCGAAAACGTCAAATGTCAGAAAGTAGCATATCTGATTATGAAACGAAGAGACCCAGATGGAGGGACATAAAAAAATCGCCTATAAGAGATCGATCTTCAAACAGTTTAACAGGGTCGCCGCCGAGAAAAAGAAAATCTTCTTCTTGCGAACGAGTATTGTCGATCAAAAAAACTAAGTACTCCGATCAACATGAATCACCATCTTGTTTGATATCTGAATCAGAAGATGAAATATTAGAACCTCAGAAAACTATTTCTACTAATGGTAATTCTGCGTCTCAGGAATCTATTGATGTTTGTGGTAAAACTTCAGATCTTGGTTCGGAAATAAGTTCAGGTTCTGGAATATTTGATAAGACAGAAGAACTTCATACTCCATTGGTGGATTCCAAAGAAATGTGCATTTTTTGTAATACTACACCAATAAATGCTGGATTTCTACATGGAAATATTGCCCATAGGTGTTGCTGTTACAAATGTGCGAAAAGAACATGGAAAGCAATAAAAAGATGTCCAATGTGTAATCGAAAAGTTAACAAAGTAATAagagtttattga
- the LOC123314796 gene encoding probable oligoribonuclease isoform X2, which produces MHLIHPQPPSQRKKLFPLVNKFLMITINHQQVHPIIWYVIEIHLSWQLFKMLKLVGRLNLLELGKCGTTCWRRFLSKSEMTTPIPNLDLGMERIVWIDMEMTGLDIEKDKIMEVACLVTDSQLNIIAEGPDLVINQPKNILDNMNEWCKIQHGKTGLTEACLASSISIAEAEKKLLDFVKEYTTPKSCPLGGNSVYMDRLFLRKFMKNVDEHLHYRIIDVSTVKELCRRWNLEIYKSQPKKGFSHRASDDIKESIEELKFYKEHFFKILQN; this is translated from the exons ATGCACCTGATTCATCCTCAACCACCATCTCAAAGGAAGAAGTTATTCCCATTAGTCAACAAATTCCTGATGATAACGATAAACCATCAACAA GTTCATCCTATAATCTGGTATGTTATTGAGATTCACCTCAGTTGGCAACTTTTTAAAATGTTGAAACTAGTTGGTAGATTAAATTTGTTGGAACTTGGAAAATGTGGAACAACTTGTTGGAGAAGAT TTTTGAGTAAATCGGAAATGACTACTCCCATACCAAATCTCGATTTAGGAATGGAAAGGATTGTATGGATTGATATGGAA atgaCTGGTTTAGATATCGAAAAAGACAAGATTATGGAGGTAGCCTGCTTAGTCACTGATTCCCAGCTGAATATAATAGCTGAAGGTCCAGATCTAGTTATTAATCAACCAAAAAATATATTGGATAATATGAATGAATGGTGTAAAATTCAACATGGCAAG ACAGGACTCACAGAAGCTTGTTTGGCGTCTTCCATTTCAATAGCAGAGGCTGAAAAAAAGTTACTTGATTTTGTGAAAGAGTATACTACCCCTAAATCATGTCCATTAGGAGGCAATAGTGTGTATATGGATCGGTTATTTCTacgaaaatttatgaaaaatgttGACGAACACCTACATTATAGAATTATTGATGTTTCAACAGTAAAAGAACTTTGTCGTAGGTGgaatcttgaaatatataaatctcAACCAAAAAAAGGCTTTAGTCACAGGGCATCTGATGATATCAAGGAAAGCATAGAAGAATTGAAGTTTTATAAGGAacatttcttcaaaattttgcaGAATTAG